A stretch of the Vigna radiata var. radiata cultivar VC1973A chromosome 9, Vradiata_ver6, whole genome shotgun sequence genome encodes the following:
- the LOC106774007 gene encoding uncharacterized protein LOC106774007: protein MDVWEDLVYDDDVLESLFKKCDSSGTLIPGPAGNVQAAMLNRLSSEEPKFTQEFARQVAQATFERDFNSNAWIWAEMYIQHHVPLTNAKLVTDGKMKNLNSLIEAKKSWVLPVVACLLKECKPNGFGDMQLTVKDPSGTMQASLHKKVLQDPEFGNHIGVGSVMILNLVPSLSVTRAKQYLNIVHRNVVKVFPADIQPPTIELVKQTPQPVIRLPSWAVDNKHVNEILKKFIPPASDIPPPSDIPPPSYIQPPTDQPSTSTEPNTN, encoded by the exons ATGGATGTGTGGGAAGACCTTGTGTATGATGATGATGTCCTTGAATCCCTTTTCAAGAAATGTGATTCTTCAGGTACACTAATACCTGGCCCAGCAGGCAATGTTCAAGCTGCTATGTTGAATAGATTAAGTAGTGAAGAACCTAAATTCACACAAGAATTTGCTCGTCAAGTTGCTCAAGCTACATTTGAGAGAGATTTCAATTCTAATGCGTGGATATGGGCTGAAATGTATATCCAACACCATG TTCCTTTGACAAATGCAAAACTCGTTACTGATGGAAAAATGAAGAACTTGAACTCCCTTATAGAGGCAAAAAAGTCCTGGGTACTTCCAGTTGTTGCTTGCCTATTGAAAGAATGCAAACCTAACGGTTTTGGAGACATGCAACTAACAGTTAAG GATCCGTCAGGCACAATGCAGGCATCGTTGCACAAAAAAGTTCTTCAAGATCCTGAATTTGGAAATCATATTGGTGTTGGCTCAGTCATGATACTCAATCTT GTACCATCATTAAGTGTCACTCGAGCAAAGCAGTACCTCAATATAGTGCATCGCAATGTCGTAAAGGTGTTTCCGGCTGACATACAACCACCAACCATTGAACTAGTGAAACAAACACCACAACCTGTTATTCGTCTACCAAGCTGGGCAGTGGACAACAAGCATGTCAATGAAATACTAAAGAAATTCATTCCACCAGCATCAGACATTCCACCACCATCTGACATTCCACCACCATCTTACATACAACCTCCAACTGACCAACCATCAACGTCCACAGAACCAAACACCAATTAG